A single window of Myxocyprinus asiaticus isolate MX2 ecotype Aquarium Trade chromosome 34, UBuf_Myxa_2, whole genome shotgun sequence DNA harbors:
- the LOC127425620 gene encoding GA-binding protein subunit beta-1-like: protein MSLVDLGKRLLEAARNGHDDEVRALMANGAPFTTDWLGTSPLHLAAQHGHFSTAEVLLRAGVSRDARTKVDRTPLHMAATEGHEVIVDLLIRSGADINAKDMLKMTALHWAAQHGHHHVAELLVKHGADVHALSKFDKSAFDIAVDIQHGELMLLLQKGMQNQVNRNAEASITNGNSTPQFIIQGVPNIQGGVVNLTDLIKTSSGNTEEAIAVSALDSSIQQVVNESGQRVITILTDQHGNLQTNGLGQPFFVTMQDGRQVLAVSANQITEEVVDDSEPPARKRKIEVSSNHTETGETEHLHWQLQEANRKAQSYRQQLLRKEQEAEGYRMKLEAMSNGQTNGTATLDQEQVVLVQEEVGIEEEEEEVVFFSEGGEVVKTEEIDSADEQITLGEATAGHTEVIS, encoded by the exons ATGTCATTGGTGGATTTGGGAAAGCGTCTTTTAGAAGCAGCTCGGAATGGTCATGATGATGAAGTCAGGGCACTAATGGCCAATGGAGCTCCATTCACTACTGACTGG CTTGGAACTTCTCCATTACATTTAGCAGCCCAGCATGGCCATTTCTCCACAGCTGAAGTGCTGCTGAGGGCTGGTGTGAGCAGAGATGCCCGAACAAAAGTGGACAGAACCCCACTGCACATGGCGGCCACAGAGGGCCATGAAGTAATTGTGGATTTATTAATCAGG AGTGGAGCAGACATCAATGCCAAAGACATGTTGAAGATGACCGCTCTCCACTGGGCCGCCCAGCATGGTCATCACCATGTTGCAGAACTCTTGGTCAAGCACGGGGCTGATGTACACGCCCTCAGCAAGTTTGACAAGTCAGCTTTTGATATTGCTGTTGACATACAACATGGCGAACTCATGCTCTTATTACAG AAGGGAATGCAGAATCAGGTAAACAGAAATGCTGAAGCATCAATCACAAATGGAAATTCCACCCCACAGTTCATCATCCAGGGTGTCCCCAATATTCAAGGGGGTGTCGTCAACCTCACAGACTTGATCAAAACCAGCTCAG GTAACACAGAGGAGGCGATTGCTGTCAGCGCCTTAGACTCAAGTATACAGCAAGTGGTGAACGAATCGGGCCAGAGAGTCATAACCATATTAACAGATCAACACGGAAACCTGCAAACAAATGGACTCGGCCAACCATTCTTTGTCACGATGCAGGATGGACGACAAG TATTGGCAGTTTCAGCCAATCAAATCACAGAGGAAGTGGTAGATGACTCCGAACCTCCTGCCCGTAAAAGGAAAATTGAAGTCTCATCCAATCACACAGAGACTGGTGAAACG GAGCACCTACATTGGCAGTTACAAGAAGCTAACAGGAAAGCTCAATCATATCGTCAACAGCTGCTCCGCAAAGAGCAGGAAGCCGAGGGGTACCGAATGAAACTGGAGGCAATGTCCAATGGACAGACCAACGGCACCGCCACTCTGGACCAGGAGCAGGTCGTGCTTGTGCAGGAGGAAGTGGGTatagaggaagaggaagaggaagttgTCTTCTTTTCAGAAGGTGGTGAAGTTGTCAAAACAGAGGAGATTGATTCTGCAGATGAGCAGATAACTCTAGGGGAAGCCACAGCGGGTCACACAGAGGTAATTTCATAA
- the LOC127425619 gene encoding uncharacterized protein LOC127425619 translates to MPAVCCAVGCHNNRRKNKDIRLYSIPKEPKRRLIWLAAIRRAHWTPTKHSVLCNEHFISGEKSENPMSPDFVPSVFAHTSAAQKQRNVYKLKRFEQTQALKRKRTQAVDESHTTVAINNNDTDLEKTDRYDEHSYATTVHSPQTFTTCTNTACQATVKALTDECTALRAEVTRVKEKADRMFFESFKNSDKMVRELTGLPSYTKLMAVFAFLSGFLRDSPGLTPFHGFLITLMRIKLNVPLCLFVNMFHLSKSTVTRVFISTLDVMYCRLSRFIVWPSKEQLQMSLPMCFRTKFSNCTSIIDCFEILIEKPNNMNARAETYSQSQHHNTVKYLISITPQGVVSFVSKGCGGQTSDKDLTDTCGYLDMLSPGDVILANRGFDIRETADLDSAHRKIPAFIKVKELLHPLELEETSPAAVRMHVERVIGQVKKKYKILQNTIPRSLCYSANEGQLTTFDKIVTVCCALRNIGLSVVPTV, encoded by the exons ATGCCTGCtgtgtgctgcgctgtgggatgccACAACAATCGtcgaaaaaataaagatattcgCTTGTATTCCATCCCAAAAGAGCCAAAACGCCGTCTAATATGGTTAGCTGCAATCAGAAGAGCACACTGGACTCCAACAAAACACTCCGTGTTGTGTAATGAGCACTTTATATCAG GTGAAAAAAGCGAGAACCCTATGAGCCCTGACTTTGTGCCATCTGTGTTTGCACACACTTCAGCTGCACAGAAACAACGAAATGTATACAAACTGAAGAGGTTTGAGCAAACTCAGGCACTCAAAAGAAAGAGGACTCAGGCTGTAGATGAATCCCATACCACTGTAgccattaataataatgatacagACTTAGAGAAGACAGACAGGTATGATGAACACAGCTATGCCACTACTGTGCACTCTCCACAAACTTTCACGACCTGTACCAACACGGCGTGTCAAGCTACAGTGAAAGCATTAACTGAtgaatgcacagcattgagagcAGAGGTCACTCGTGTCAAAGAAAAAGCAGACCGCATGTTCTTCGAGTCTTTCAAGAACAGTGACAAAATGGTGCGAGAACTCACTGGCCTGCCATCTTACACGAAATTAATGGCCGTGTTCGCTTTCCTCTCTGGATTTCTAAGGGATAGTCCAGGGTTGACTCCCTTCCACGGCTTTTTAATTACACTAATGCGGATTAAATTAAATGTACCATTATGTCTTTTTGTAaacatgtttcatctgtcaaaatcTACTGTCACTAGAGTGTTTATCAGTACTTTGGATGTAATGTATTGTAGACTCTCTAGATTCATTGTTTGGCCGAGCAAAGAACAACTGCAGATGAGTCTACCGATGTGTTTTAGAACAAAGTTTAGCAATTGCACATCCATTATTGATTGTTTTGAAATATTAATAGAAAAACCAAACAATATGAATGCTCGTGCTGAGACATACTCCCAATCCCAGCATCATAACACAGTTAAATATTTGATATCCATCACACCACAGGGGGTTGTATCATTTGTATCAAAGGGCTGTGGTGGTCAGACAAGTGACAAGGACTTAACTGATACATGTGGATATTTGGATATGCTATCACCTGGAGATGTGATACTTGCCAACAGAGGTTTTGATATAAGAGAAACTGCGGACTTGGACTCGGCTCACCGGAAGATACCGGCATTCATAAAAGTGAAAGAGCTACTGCATCCACTTGAGTTGGAAGAAACAAGTCCTGCTGCTGTCCGAATGCATGTAGAGCGAGTTATTGGCCAGGtcaagaaaaaatacaaaattttgcAGAACACCATCCCGCGTTCTCTGTGTTACTCGGCAAATGAAGGACAGCTGACGACATTTGACAAAATTGTCACAGTTTGTTGTGCCTTGAGAAATATTGGTCTCTCTGTGGTTCCTACAGTTTAA
- the LOC127425643 gene encoding ras-related protein Rab-25-like: MGTDLTYNFVFKVVLIGESGVGKSNLLSRFTKNEFNHDSRTTIGVEFSTRSIQVDTITIKAQIWDTAGLERYRAITSAYYRGAVGALLVYDITKQLTYENVERWLKELYDHADPHIVVMLVGNKSDLETLRTVPREEAKDFAEARDLLFIETSALESTNVESAFLEVLTAIHKKVASREVTRGSLSAVTLGHSGPTSKFQEEKKTCC, translated from the exons ATGGGGACAGATTTAACTTACAACTTTGTCTTCAAAG TGGTCTTAATTGGAGAATCAGGGGTTGGAAAGAGCAAcctgctgtcaagatttactaAAAATGAGTTCAATCATGACAGCCGCACAACCATTGGGGTGGAATTCAGCACTCGGTCCATTCAAGTGGATACTATTACCATCAAGGCCCAGATCTGGGACACGGCTGGTCTAGAGCGCTACAGGGCCATTACCTCAGC GTATTATAGGGGAGCAGTTGGTGCCCTGCTTGTTTATGACATCACCAAACAGCTAACGTATGAAAATGTTGAGCGATGGCTGAAAGAACTCTATGACCATGCAGATCCACATATTGTGGTCATGCTTGTGGGAAATAAAAGTGACCTGGAGACTCTACGCACTGTACCAAGAGAGGAGGCCAAGGACTTTGCAG agGCCAGAGACTTACTTTTCATTGAGACGTCAGCACTGGAATCAACTAATGTTGAATCTGCCTTCCTTGAAGTTCTAACAG CAATCCACAAGAAGGTTGCAAGTCGAGAGGTGACTCGAGGCTCTTTAAGTGCTGTGACTCTGGGTCACAGCGGCCCCACCAGTAAGTTTCAAGAGGAGAAAAAGACCTGCTGTTAG